The sequence GAACGGACTGCACCCCGAGGTCCAGGTGCAGTACGTCCAGGGTGCCTGGCCCACCGTCCACGACCAGCTGCTGACCTCCTTCGAGGGCGGCGAGGCGCCGGACATCATCCACGACGCCGCCGACGACCTCGCGGACTTCGCCTACGGCGGGAATCTCGCCGACCTCGGCTCCCTCCTGCCGCCGCGCCTGAGGCGCGACATCCCGCAGCGGAGCTGGGAGACCGCCATCTTCGACGGCCGGGTGTACGGCGTCCCGTTCCTCCAGGAACCACGGGTGCTGATCGCGAACCGCGCGAAGCTGCACCGGTCAGGAGTGCGCATCCCGACTCCCGGACACCCCTGGACCTGGGAGGAGTTCAGGGAGGCGGCGCGGCGGCTGACCCGCGGCACCGGCCACGGGGTCGCCTGGCCCCTGAAGGAACCGGTCTCGGCGACCCTCAACCTCGCCCTGTCCACGGGCGGCCGGATGTTCCACCGTCGTCCCGACGAGAAGGTGGAGGTCCGCTTCGACGCCGCCGACCAGGTGGTGCCGCGCACCATCCACGACCAGGTGAACGTGGACCGCAGCGCCTCCCGTACGACCCTGGGCATGGGCGGCTCCGACACCCTCCCGGGCTTTTTCGCCGGGCGCTATGCCATGGTGCCGCTCGGCTTCTCCTACCGTCAGCAGATCGCCCAGCAGGCGCCCAAGGGGTTCGACTGGACGGTGCTGCCCGCCCCCTGTGGCACCGCCCCGGACCAGGGGGTGAGCCCGCAGACGCTGTCGATCGCCGAGGACTGCCCGCACAAGGAAGCGGCGATGGCCTTTATCGACTTCCTCCTCCGCCCGCCGAACATGGTGCGGCTCGCCCTGGGGGACTGGCTGTTGCCGACGGGACGGGAAGCGCTCAGGGATCCGGCACTCCGGGTCGCCCGGTACGACTGGGCGGCAGGCACCGCGCTGGCGAGCTCCCTGCGCTCCGCCCCGGCCCAGTCCGTCCGTGGCTACCCGGAGTGGAAGGACAAGATCGCCACCCCTGGCCTGCAGGAGTACTACAGCGGTGCCATCGACCTGGACACCGTGCGGCAGCGGCTCGTCCGGGACGGCAATCTGGTCCTGGCCCGCTATCAGCGCTGACGGGCCGCAGCGCGCGCCTGACCGCGGTCCGGCCCCTCTCTCAACTGGCCCTGAAATAAGCCGCAATGAGCGCGATAAGCACTCGCATGACACGCCTCGTCCGACGGGCGAACTGCGATCGGCCGAAGGCGCCGTCCACCCCGACGTCACCTTCTATTGCGGCTGTGTAAACGGAGTTGAGTCGGCCCGGTTCAACTAGCCGTTCCTTTTGACCACTTCTGAAACCTTTCCCAATTCACCAGCCTTGTTGGCTATCTCACACGCTCTGGCGAGCCTTGAATTGAACTCATCAATCAGACAGGGTTTCGAACCAGTCCGGCGCAGATCTTCCGGTCTCGTCGGGCTATTGCGCAACGCTTTCCCCCCACACCACGAACGAGGAGAATCCTCGCAATGGCTCACAAGCGTTCCAGCAAGAAGCGGCTCGTCACGGCGATATCCGCCGCGGTAGCCGCCACTGGTATCGCCGTCGTCACCGCGGTCACCGCGGGTGCGTCGCCTGCAGCCGAAGGCAAGATCTACGGAGCCGAGGCCAAGGGCGCCGTGAACGGCAGCTACATCGTCATGCTCAAGAAGTCGGTCCGTACCGCCGACAGCGGTGACCTGGCGTCCAAGTACGGAGGCAAGGTCAAGCGGCAGTACTCCTCCGCCATCGACGGCTTCTCGGCAAGCGGTCTGAGTGAGGAAGAGGCCAAGCAGCTCGCCGCCGACCCGTCCGTCGACAAGGTCGTGCAGAACAAGAAGTTCCACATCGACGGCAGCCAGGCCAACCCGCCGTCGTGGGGCCTGGACCGTATCGACCAGGCGGACACCAAGGGCGACAAGAAGTACACCTACCCCGACGCCGCGGGCGAGGGTGTCACCGCCTACGTCATCGACACCGGAATCCACATCAGCCACAAGGACTTCGGCGGCCGGGCGTCGTACGGCTTCAACGCCATCGACAAGGGCGGCAAGGCCGAGGACGACAACGGCCATGGCACGCACGTGGCCGGCACCATCGCCGGTACCGAGCACGGTGTCGCCAAGAAGGCCAAGGTCGTGGCGGTCAAGGTCCTCGACGGCCAGGGCTCCGGCACCACCGAGCAGGTCGTCGCGGGCATCGACTGGGTCACCAAGAACCACAAGGGCCCCTCGGTCGCCAACATGTCGCTCGGCGGCGGCGTCGACGAGGCGCTGGACACGGCCGTGAAGAAGGCCATCGACGCCGGTGTCACCTTCGGCGTCGCGGCGGGCAACGAGTCCTCCGACGCGGGGCAGAGCTCCCCGGCGCGCGTGAAGGAGGCCATCACCGTGGCCTCCAGCACCAAGAACGACGAGCAGTCCGACTTCTCCAACTTCGGCAGCGCGGTGGACCTTTACGCCCCCGGTTCCGACATCACCTCGGACTGGAACGACGGCGCCACCAAGACCATCTCCGGTACGTCCATGGCGACCCCGCACGTCGTGGGCGCTGCCGCGGTCTACCTGGCCGGTCACAAGGACGCCAAGCCGGCCGACGTGGAGAAGGCCCTGACGGCCGGTGCCACGCCCGACAAGATCAGCAACCCGAGCGAGGGTACGCCCAACAAGCTGCTGAAGGTCGTCAAGTAGTCACCTGACCACCTCGGCTCCACCCGCCGGCCGTCGCGCTCGCCCCCACGGTGCGCGGCGGCCGGCGTCTTGGTGTTCCGCGGCAGCAGCCCGAGGGTGGGCCAGGGCCGCAGGCGTGGGCGGTGGTCCGGACGGCGGCGAACCGAACACAGGTGCGCACCACAAGCATCCCTGGATAGCCTCGCGTTGACCCGCGCCGGGCCGGGGGCGCGACGTACGTGTTCGGACAGACCCCGACCGACCACGCATGCGACCAGGACGGTGGTAATCCACATCCATGGCAGATCACGACCTGACCGGCTTTGACCGCAGCACCTTCACCCATGGCGGCGCCACCCGCCGTATTCTGCGGCGCGGTACGGGGCCCGCGGTGATCGTGATGGCGGAAATACCCGGCATCACGCCCAAGGTTCTGGCGTTCGCGGAGCGTGTGGCCGACCTCGGCTGCACCGCCGTGCTCCCGGTGCTGTTCGGTACGCCCGGTCGCGATGCCGACCCTGCGTCCGCCGGCCGGCTGAAGTCCGGGCTCTACACGGCCTCATCGCTGTGGAAGGTGTGCGTGAGCCGGGAGTTCACCGTGCTGGCCACGGGGAAGACCTCCCCCGTGGTCAGCTGGCTGCGGGCCCTGGCCGCGCACGAGCACCAGCGCTGCGGCGGCCCCGGCGTCGGAGCTGTCGGGATGTGCCTGACCGGCGGCTTCGCCCTGGCCATGGCGGCCGATGAGCGCCTGCTCGCCCCCGTGTTGTCCCAGCCGTCCCTGCCGCTGCCTCTCACCAGGAGCCGGGCCGCCGGTATCGACATCTCCGCCGAAGACCTGGCCGCCGTGCGGGGCCGCTGCGAGCGTACGGACCTCCGGGTCATGGGGCTGCGGTTCCGTTCGGACCGGTTGGTGCCGGGCGACCGGTTCGCCTTCCTGCGCCGCGAACTCGGTGCGGCGTTCACCGCCGTTGAACTGGACGACGACGCCGCGAACCCCGATGCCGTGCTGCCGCCCCACTCCGTCCTGACCGAGCACCTCATCGACGAACCGGGCCAGCCGACCCGCGCCGCGCTGGACGACGTACTCGACCTCTTCCGCACCCGCTTGCTCGCACAGCAGCAGGGCGGCACGGCGGCAGCCGGAACCCCGGCCACCCCCGAAGACGCGTGACCCAACGCGTCCACGCGCGCTGACCCGCTACTCCGGCACAGGGCTCTCGTCCTGGCAACTCCGCAACTCCTGTGGATGGCTCCTCCCTGACTGGTTATCCACAGGAGGCGGCCTCCGGAACCATCGGACGGCTCATCCCCCTACCGTCGGTGACATGCACGGAGGACTGCCGTTCATCGGCATCAGCACCATGGTCTACGGCCTGATCGGACTGTTCACGGTCGTAGTCGGCGCGATCCGCAAGACAGGGGGAGATCGAGTTGCACACCATCACCGTCATCGTGCCCGCTCACAACGAGGAGGAAGGGCTGCCGGCCACACTGGAGTCGCTGGCACACCAAACGCTCCGGCCTGACCGGATCCTGGTCGTGGACGACGCCTCCACGGACCGCACGGGCGAGGTGGCAGCCTCACACGGCGTCACGGTCCTGCGCCCGCCCCGCAATCTCGGCAGCAAGGCCAAGGCACAGAACTACGCCCTGCCACACTGCACCACCGACCTCGTCCTGGCCGTCGACGCGGACACCGTCCTGGCACCGGACTACATCGAGACCGTCCTACCCGTCTTCGACGACCCAAGCGTCTCGGTAGCGGCAGGCACGGTCCGCACCCGCCATACCCGCACGCTCTGGGAACGCGGCCGCTCGACCGAGTACCTCTTCGGCTTCCACTGGCACCGCCCCATCCAGGCCCGCGCCAATAGCCCCATGGTCTGTTCGGGCTGTTGCTCCGTCTTCCGTCTCTCCGACCTGACGGCCTTCGGCGGCTTCCCCGAACGGACCATCGTCGAGGACATGGATTACACCTGGTCGCAGCAGATCGCGGGCAGACGCGCGGTCTACGTCTCCGACGCCGTGGCCCTCGCCGCCGACCCGGAAGACCTCACCTACCTCCGCAAACAGGTCTGGCGCTGGATGGCCGGCTTCTGCCAGAACGTCCGGCTCCACCTCGGACGACTGGTCGTCCGTAAACCCCTGCTGGCGGTCTGGGTGCTCCTCGCCCTCCTGGAAATCCTCACCGCACCACTCTGGTGGGCAACCCCCTTCGTGATCGCCGCGACCACCGACCAGCCACCCGCACTCGCCTTCACCTGGTGGGCCGGAGCCGAACTCCTCCTGACGATGCCCCCGCTCATCTACGCCGCCCACCGCCGCAAACTCCCGCTGCCGGGTGTGCTGCTGAACATCCCCTGCGTCTACGCCACCAAAGCCGTCAACCTCGTCTACGCCTGGAAGGCCCTCATCGTGGAACTGCTGCTGGTACCACTGCACTTGTCGCGCGGACTGACCGTCTACGAGAAGGGCCGGGCCGATACGGCGGCGGTGCGAACGGCGCTGGCCGGCGGGTAATACGCGCTACGACTCCGACCGGCGTTGCGGAGCTTACGGAACGGCCCCTCCCGGTATCCCCGGCATCCCCGGCATCCCCGGCATCCCCGGTATCTCCGGTGTGCCGGGAGGGGAGGGGCCCGGCGCCCGGCGGCGCCGCGCGACGGTCCGGGGCCTGAGGTCGTCCAGAACGTCTGGACGGTTCCGAACGATGCGGCGAACTCCGGGGCGCGGTAGAGGGTGTGGGCGGCAGCGTCTCGGCGCCGATGCCGACCGGCGGCTGGAGGAAGTGGCCCGGCGTGCGGCAGGGGCACGGGGACCTCATAGCCTGATGACCGAACTCGGTCCGGCACGCCGGGCAACCACATCAACCGCATCACCACAGGGGGACCCGTATGTCTGCGTACTCACCGCCACCACAAGGGCCGACTCCCTATGGCCGGCAGCCCGGCCCGAATCCGTACGGGCCGCCTGTAGGCCATGACGGCCCGGCCTCCTACGGGCCTCCTGCAGGTCAGGGTGGTCCGACCCCCTACGGGCCGCCTGCCACCGGTCCGCTCCTCCACGGCCACCAGCCTGGATACGCGCCCTCGCCGGTCCAGCAGTCCGGTGTCCCGATGTTCACGCCGACGGGGCCCGCGCGACGTCCTTGGCTCCGGCCGCTCATCGCCCTCGGCACCGTGGCGTTGGTCTTCGCGGGGTTTGGGGTATTGAGCATGCTGACCGATGACGGTAAGCCCCCGGAGAAAGTCGCCCGCGACGCCGTCGCCGGGGACTGCCTGGACAACCGCGGCACACACGCGGACCCAGTCCTTTTCACCGTCCCCTGCAGTGACACCAAAGCCGACTACAAGGTCATGTTCAGTGCCACCCGCCAAAGAAAATGCCCACCGGAATTCGACGAGTACACCGAGCGGGGCAGCCGCCTTGGCGATACCACGCTGTGCCTGACCCGGGTCCATCCCTAGTGGATCACTAGTGCCTCACCAGGCCGGAAGGAGTCTTCTGCCGCCACCGGTTCATCGGGTCCATCGTCCCGTCCTGGCGCTGAACCGCCCGCCGCCAGGGCCGGATACCGTCGCGAGGCATCCCGCCATCCATTTCCGCCGTGGAATTCCGCCGCCGGCGCCCGTCCAAGCTCTATGCGGACAAGACTGACGAGTACGACCACGACCATCTGCGCCGCCGGCATCGCCATGGCATCGCCACGGACAGCGAGGCGCCCGGACTCGGGGGTCATCGGTGGCTATCGGGGGCCATCGGGGACCAGAGGAACCATGGTTGTTGGCAGTGGTACCACTGGTCCCCAAGGCAGAGGTGTTACTTGAGGTTGATCACCAGGCCGAAGTCGTTGCCCCGGTGCCAGCCCGTGCTGATCTTCGGGCTGCCGTGGGTGTGGTCGGCCCAGCCGTAGAAGTGCTGCCAGGTCACATCGTCGCCGTACCAGTGGTTGTAGTCCGTTTCCGCGTACGCCTGGACCGCCTTGCCGTCGCGCCTGGTGTCCCACAGGTAGAAGGCGCCGGAGACGTACGACTTGCCGCTGACCTTCTTCGTGCACTCCATGTACTTGGCGGCGCCGCCGGTGATGTGGATCTCCTTCCAGCCGGAGCACTTGTTGGCGGCGGCCTCCACGTGCCCGGCGGACGGCGTCGACGGTGCGGCCGGGGCGGCGGTCGCGGCCGGGGCGGCAGCGAGGCCGCCCGCCAGCATCAGTCCGGCGGCTGCGAGAGCGATGCGCTTACGTGACATCACGGTCGGTCCCTTTCGTCGGCCGGCGGACGGTCCCCCGTTGGGACCCCGTGGCCCGTCGGCACCACACCACCGTGCCCGGCCGCTCCGGCCCGCCCCAACGGTCTCGGGGCAAGTGACGTCCTCCTGGGATCCCACGCTTGTGACCTGCCAATTCGTCGCCAGGGGTGGGACGCGAAGGGGGACGGTACGGCGGGCCGGCACCGGCGCAGCGGGCCGGTACCGCAGGCCGGTACGCGGGATGCCCCGGTGGGGGACAGGGCAGGGCAGAGCGGTGGGCGGACTGACGCTGCCGTGTGCTCTGCCCGCCCGCCGACCCCACCCCGTGCAGCAACTACTCCAACGCGCCGGCCGGCGCCTGGTCGGTTTGCTCCACGGCCTCGACGAGGGGGAGACCCCGAACTTTCTATCTCTGCCCGAGCACTCGACTCCGCGACTCCGCGACTCCACAGGCAACGGAGGTTGAACGACAAGCTCAGAGCTGTGCCGTAGTGCCGGTCAGACCGATTCCCCGGGCCTCAGATACCGGTAGCCGTTGTCGGTCTCCTCGGTGAGCCAGCCGTTGACGCTGTTGAGGCCGCGATCGTTGAGTTGGGCGTCGTGTATCGCAAACGCCCGCTGGGGTGCGATCGCCTTGACGAAGCCGATCGCCTCCGATGTCTTCATCCAGGATCCTTGGACCGGGACCAGGAGCGTTTCCACCGGTTGCCCGGGTACGTGGAACGAGTCACCAGGGTGGTAGACCGCCTCGTCGACGAGGTAGCCGAGGTTCACGCAGTCCGGCCGGCCGTCGTGGACAGGCGCGTGACGGCCGCCTACCGCCCGTGCCCGGAAGCCGGCCGCCGTGAACTCCTCGTCGGGCGACACCCGGAGAACGTCCAGTCGTGGGATGTCCGCCCCGGCCGGGGCGTAGACGGGCACGCTGAGCCCGGCCAGGCGCAGGACGTCGATGTGATCGGCGTGTTCGTGTGTCACCAGTACGGCGTCGGCGCCGGCCAAAGCGGCCGGCTCGCTCCATATGCCGGGATCGATCACCAGCACCCGGCCATCGTGTTCAAGCCGCACACATGCGTGGGTGTATTTCGTGAGCCGCATGTCCTGCCAACGTACCCGATGCACCCGGGCGGAGGGGGGAGGCATTGGGCCCGCTAACGGTGGGGGTGGGGGTGGGGTTCGGTCTGGTGTCGGGTGGCGTGGAGGGAGCCGAGGAGGTGGAGGGCCTGGGCGCTGGGGCTGCCTGGTTCGGCGTGGTAGATGACGAGTTGCTGGCCCGGGGCGTCGCGTACGTCGAAAGCCTGGTAGGTGAGAGAGAGGGGGCCGACGCCCGGGTGGCGGAGGTGCTTGGCGTTCTGGGTCTTGCCGCGCACGGTGTGGGAGTTCCAGAGCCGGCTGAAGTCCGCGCTGTGCTCGGTGAGGGTGCGGACGAGTTCGCGCAGTCGTGGATCGTCCGGATCAAACCCGGCTGCCTGGCGCAGGTTGGCGACGGTGGCCTGGGCCGCCCGGTTCCAGTCCGTGTAGAAGTGCCGGCCCGCGGGGTCGAGGAAGGTCATACGGGCCAGGTTGTCCCTCGGAGCGAACGGGGCGTACAGGGCATCCGCCAGGGCGTTGGTGGCGAGAAGGTCCATGGCCCGGCTCATGACGAACGCCGGCGTGTTCGGGTAGCCGTCCATCAACTGGCGCAGCGCGGGACTGACCCGCTCGGCGGTGTGGTCGGGCCGCTGGTCGCTCGGTGTGGCCCCGGCCAGCCGGTACAGGTGCGCCCGGGCATCCGCGTCGAGGTGCAGCGCGCGGCTGAGGGCGTCGAGTACCTGGGGTGAGGGGTTGCGTTCGCGCCCCTGTTCCAGGCGGGTGTAGTAGTCGGCGTTCACGCCGGCCAGGACGGCGACCTCCTCACGGCGCAGGCCGGCGACCCGGCGAGTCCCGTAACTCGCCATGCCGACGTCCTCCGGCTGCAGACCGGCGCGGCGTGCGCGCAGGAAGTCTCCCAGGTGGTTGTCGTCCATGTACTCAGGTTAGGCGGCGGCCTCGGTGTGCTGCCCGGGTGTGTGGCACCCAGGCAGCGCATGTCCTGGTTGGCGGCCGCTGACCTGCCCAGACTCGGTGCTGCAGAAGGAAATCGGAGCAACCGGGAGAGGGGGCCGCCATGGGCGGGACCACTGATGACGTCACCACTGATGACGTCACCGCTGGTGAAGACACCGCGGGTGATGACACCGTGGATGTGGTCGGAATGTGGGTGACCGCGGACGGTCACATCCGCCAGGAGCTGTTGCCGGACGGTCGCTACGACGAGGCCCGCGGTGGGCGGCGCAGCGCGTACACGGGCCGGTACACGGTGACCGGCAGCCACCTGGACTACGTCGACGACCCCGGGTTCAGCGCGACGGGCGACATCCGGGACGGGGTGCTCTACCACGAGCATCTGGTGCTGTACCGGGAGGAGGTGGCGTCGTAACGGGCCGGCCACGTCCTTCAGATTCCGGGGTGGTCGGGGTGTCCGGGGCGTCCTGGGCGCCTGGGGTAGCCGGGGTGTTTGGGGTGTCTGGGCGTCCGGGGCGTTCTGGTCTCCGGTGACGCTGCTGCAGATTGCGGGCGCCTTCGTTCCCCTGGGCCTCGTGGATGGCACGCTGGCGCCCGTCGCGGGACGGCTCGCGGCCCGGTTCGGCGCCCACCGGTGATCGCCCCCGCCCTGGTCGCTGATGACGTCGCTCAGCCCCTGGCCCATGACGCAGTCTGCCGGTCGGCGTCAGCGGGGCGTTATGGTGGATCACGAGGGCCTCCTGGGCATCGGTGCAGACTTCGCAATCCACACCGAAACCAGAAGGCCCTCGCCTCTTTCAAGGACCACTCACGGCATGTCGCCTGTCACCAACGTCCCGGGACAACACACCTAGCGCGCGGCGAGCCGTTCCAGCAGGGCGGCGCTGCGCGCCAGCACCTCGCGCTCCTCGCCGGTGAGTTCGAGTTCGATGGCCTGGGCGAGCCAGCCGGCCCTGCGCCCGCGCTCCGCCTCAAGAGCGGTGTGTCCCGCAGGGGAGAGTTCCACCAGGGACTTGCGGCCGTCCGTGGGATGCGCCCGGCGGACGACGAGCCCCTGATCCATGAGCAGCCCGACCGCGCGGGCCATGGACTGGGGCCGTACGCGCTGGTCCGCCGCCAGATCGCTGGTGGTCATGGGCCCGTTGCGATCGAGGGTGCCGAGCACGGAGGCCTGGCCGAGCGGGATCCGGTCCTCGTGCTTCACGCGCCGCGTGAGCTTGCCCATCGCGGTACGCAGTTCGGTGGCGACGGCGGCGGGTTCCGGGGTGGGCATAGGGCACTTTAACCGGTGACCAGCAGCGAAGCCGTACCCCTCACCTGCGCAGCCGAGCTGAACAGCGCAACTGAACAGTTCAACTGAGCAGCGTAACTGAACAGGCAAACTGAACAGCATTGCTGTAGACTCGCCATTGTCGCGGCACGCGCCAGCGTTGTCGCAGCAGGGCCGCGGCGTGCAGCAACGCGAAGGACCTCCCATGGTTTCCACGGCAGTTGAGTCCACCGTCATTCAGTCCGTCACCGCACGCAGGGTCCTCGACAGCCGGGGCAACCCCACCGTCGAGGCCGATGTCCGCCTCGCCGACGGATCCCTCGGCCGCGCCGCCGTCCCCTCCGGCGCCTCTACCGGCGCACGGGAAGCCGTGGAGCTGCGTGACGGGGACCCGGGGCGCTGGCACGGCAGGGGAGTCGACCGTGCGGTCGCCCACGTCAACGGCGACATCGCGTCAGCGGTCGTCGGGCGCGATGCCGACGATCAGGCGGGACTCGATGCCGCGCTCGTCGCGCTCGACGGCACGGCCGACAAGTCACGGCTCGGCGCCAACGCGCTCCTCGGCGTCTCCCTCGCCGCCGCAAAGGCCGCCGCCACGGCCCACCGCCAGCCGCTCTACCGCTACCTCGGCGGCGCCGACGCCCGCCTTCTCCCGCTGCCGATGATGAACATCGTCAACGGTGGCGCCCACGCCGACAACCCGCTGGACTTCCAGGAGTTCATGATCGCTCCGGTCGGTGCGGAGACCTTCGCGGAAGCCGTCCGTATGGGCTCCGAGGTCTTCCATACGCTCCGTCGCACTCTGCTGTCCGCCGGGCACGCCACGGGCGTCGGTGACGAGGGCGGCTTCGCGCCCGCGCTCCGTACCGCCGAGGAAGCGCTCGACTTCGTCATGACGGCCATCGAGCGCACCGGTTACCGGCCGGGTACGGACATCGGCCTGGTCATGGACCCGGCCTCGTCGGAGTTCTTCCGGGACGGTACGTATGTGTACGCGGGTGAGGGGGTGCGCCGTACGCCCACCGAACACGCCGACTACCTGGCCAAGCTGATCGACGCCTACCCGATCGTCTCCATCGAGGACCCGATGGCCGAGGACGACCTGGACGGCTGGCGGGAGCTGACCGCCCGTGTCGGTGATCGCTGCCAGCTCACGGGCGACGACGTGTTCTGCACCAATGAGAATCTGCTGCGCGAGGGCATCCGCACCGGTGCCGGCAACTCGGTCCTGGTCAAGGTCAACCAGATCGGCACCCTGACCGAAGCCCTCGCCACCGTCGCCACCGCGCACCGCGCGGGCTGGACCGTCGTCATGTCGCACCGCTCGGGCGAGACGGAGGACACCACCATCGCGGACCTGGCGGTGGCGACGGGCTGCGGCCAGATCAAGACCGGCTCGCTGTCCCGGTCCGACCGTACGGCGAAGTACAACCAACTCATCCGGATCGAGGAGGAGTTGGGTGCGTCCGCGCGGTACGCGGGCGGAGCGGCGCTGGCCCGTTCCTGACGAACTGCAGCGCCTTTTCGTGGTGTGTCATTGCCGAGGCCGCGGCGCGGTATCTCTGCGCGGTTGACGCTGCCCCACTCATTCACAGCCGCGGGGCCGGACGTGATCCGGGCCCGCGGGGCGGTGTCGGCGTCCGCTCCCTGTTCTCCTTGGAAGGGAAGGACGCCGAACCGCCCTGCGGCCTCTAGAGGTGTGGTTAACGTGCTCTCATCCTGCAGCGGCCGACTTGGTGTTCAGTAGGTTCGGCCTGCTGGGGTGATAGCCGTCGGCGTCCGGGTAAACGTCACGGTATATGGCGCGGGAAACGGCCTCTATTGTTTCTATTCCCTCGCCCCACCCTTCGTTTGCGGGGTGGCCTTTGGGGACCCTGTTGTTCTCGGTGAGCACGGCCAGCCCGGAGTCGTAGCCGTTGCCCGTGAGAGCCGCCATGCTGTTCACTTTCCAGTCGCCTCTGTCGAACGGCTCGACATCGGGGTTCTGGCTACGCTGCATCCAGCCGTTCTTCACATGGATCACGGAGTCGAGCGGAGCGCCGGCTGTGGCTCCCCACCGCTGGCTGCTCTGGACCTGGTGCATCAGGTCGAGCGCGTAAGCCCGGCTCTTTCCCCCGAGGACCGAGTCGTCGTCACCCGAGAAGATGCGCAGGAGCTTGGCTTGGTCGCCTGCCGTGATCTGGGTGAGGCCCCAGGTGCCTTCCTGGTCGAGGACGGTTTCCTTCATTCCGGCCTTGTCGAGGAATTCCTGGATCCTGACGGGCTTCGGCTTCGCGGGATCCTTCAGGTCGGACAACTGCTTCCACAGTGTGGTCGCGGAGTCGTTGTCCGAATCGATGATCATCTTGCGTGCGAGAGCGTCTTCCGTCCCGGTCAGGGTGCCGTCGTTCTGGTACAGCAGGGCTCCGAGGATTATTGTCTTTGCGGTGCTGGCCGCGTCGTATTTTTTCGAAGCGTCAGAAGTGCACTTGGTTCCGGTGGGCCGGTCGTAGAAGGAGAGCGACGCCAAGCTCTTCCGGCTTTCCAGTGCCTTGGATATGTCGCTCGACAACTTATTGGCCAGCTCTTGATGATGGGAGGTGCATCGCACCGTCGAGGTGGCTGCCTTGGCGCTCTGCGGTGCCGCGGCCGACGGCGTAGCCGCTGCGATGGATCCGGCGACCGCTCCCGCTCCTATTGCCGCTGCGGTGAGCTTCGAAAGCCATCTCATGTCTGATCACTGTCCTTTCGGGGTGCTGGAAAAATCGGCTCGGGGTGGCCTGAAACTGAACAATCGGCTTGAGGGCCGGGGGCACTGCCCCGTCGCGACGGCAGTGCCGCCGCAGGAGGTGGATGACGACAGCGGCGGGGGGCAGGGCCTCTCTTCCCTGAGAGGCACCCGACGGGCCCGGCCCGGAATTCCGGCAGACGGTGACGTACCGTCAAATCCCTGCATGTCACAGTATCGATGCGCCCAAGGAAGATGCCCGCCTGATGGACGCCATGGACGCTGATGTGAAGCGGCTGCAGCGCCACGGCGGAGGGACGGCGGACCGTAAGTTGATGCCCGTGCCGCAGGCACAGCAGCTTCGTAGCGGCTCCGGCCACGGGCGATGCCGCGCCCCCAAGGTGGACGACATGACCTACGAGCACACTCCCTTGCACCGATGAAATCCCGCGTCCCTTGCCGAAGTTGCTGACCGGTTCTGCGACCTGATGGTCCCCTGGTGGGTGGCGGGTGGTGGGTGGTGGGTGGCGGGTGGCGGGTGGCGTCGCCATTGAACTCGCGGTGGGCCACCGCACCGAGACCACAGTGACATCGACATCCTGCTGCTGCGGCGGGATCAGCGCGCCGTGCAACAGGTTCTGCCGGCCTGGCAGTGGTGGGCCGCCGATCCGCCGGGGAGTCTGCGCCCGTGGGCATCGGGCGAGGTTCTTCCCGAGAGCGTTCATGACATCTGGCGTCAGCCGGCGGCAGGCGAACCCTGGCGCATCCAGATCATGCTCGAGGCCCATGACCAGGAATGGGTGTCACGCCGTGATCC is a genomic window of Streptomyces sp. Edi2 containing:
- a CDS encoding Atu4866 domain-containing protein, whose protein sequence is MWVTADGHIRQELLPDGRYDEARGGRRSAYTGRYTVTGSHLDYVDDPGFSATGDIRDGVLYHEHLVLYREEVAS
- a CDS encoding MarR family transcriptional regulator, with product MPTPEPAAVATELRTAMGKLTRRVKHEDRIPLGQASVLGTLDRNGPMTTSDLAADQRVRPQSMARAVGLLMDQGLVVRRAHPTDGRKSLVELSPAGHTALEAERGRRAGWLAQAIELELTGEEREVLARSAALLERLAAR
- the eno gene encoding phosphopyruvate hydratase, with product MVSTAVESTVIQSVTARRVLDSRGNPTVEADVRLADGSLGRAAVPSGASTGAREAVELRDGDPGRWHGRGVDRAVAHVNGDIASAVVGRDADDQAGLDAALVALDGTADKSRLGANALLGVSLAAAKAAATAHRQPLYRYLGGADARLLPLPMMNIVNGGAHADNPLDFQEFMIAPVGAETFAEAVRMGSEVFHTLRRTLLSAGHATGVGDEGGFAPALRTAEEALDFVMTAIERTGYRPGTDIGLVMDPASSEFFRDGTYVYAGEGVRRTPTEHADYLAKLIDAYPIVSIEDPMAEDDLDGWRELTARVGDRCQLTGDDVFCTNENLLREGIRTGAGNSVLVKVNQIGTLTEALATVATAHRAGWTVVMSHRSGETEDTTIADLAVATGCGQIKTGSLSRSDRTAKYNQLIRIEEELGASARYAGGAALARS
- a CDS encoding serine hydrolase encodes the protein MRWLSKLTAAAIGAGAVAGSIAAATPSAAAPQSAKAATSTVRCTSHHQELANKLSSDISKALESRKSLASLSFYDRPTGTKCTSDASKKYDAASTAKTIILGALLYQNDGTLTGTEDALARKMIIDSDNDSATTLWKQLSDLKDPAKPKPVRIQEFLDKAGMKETVLDQEGTWGLTQITAGDQAKLLRIFSGDDDSVLGGKSRAYALDLMHQVQSSQRWGATAGAPLDSVIHVKNGWMQRSQNPDVEPFDRGDWKVNSMAALTGNGYDSGLAVLTENNRVPKGHPANEGWGEGIETIEAVSRAIYRDVYPDADGYHPSRPNLLNTKSAAAG